The genomic region GTAGATAATTGCAGAGCTACAGGTAAACCTGCTGCCCAAACACACAGAGGCCCCACAGAAACATCACTTACAAGGGTATCCTTTGCACAGAACCTCGATGGGTGTGGACATTTTCTTCTCACTGATTCGTTCATACTTCTGTCTCTTGGTAGCGGCCTTAAGGCCCTGCCAGGGGAGGGAGCCCAGGTTGAAGTACATGAGGACGTAGCCGAGGGACTCCAGGTCGTCACGTCTGGACTGCTCtgttaacagaaaacacaagaGTGCATACAAGAGTGAGAAACTGAGGAATGGCTGCTAAGTGCTACGACAAAGGATTATTTACTAAGGTCCTTTTTACAGTTTTCAAATTAACTACCATCTTCCTTAATCATCTCTGATCTTTAAGAAACAAGTCTCAGCTTAGAGTGGCCTGTAATCGACACAAATAATAGTCATAGATTGCTGATTTCCCTGACAGTCATGTGGCACCTCTTACTGAGAAATATGTGCAGCCTGTTAGTCGGACAACACTCGACAGTGCAGTTCTTATGTTTACTAATAGTCAACAGAATCCCTTCCTTAACTCTATGTTTATATACACTTTTTAAAGGCAGAAGCAAGGTATGGACATCACAACAGTTGCCTACCGCATTTAACAAGTTAAAACTACAACTCCTCCTTCAAGGCACAAGTAAGGTGATTTGCTATGACAGAAATATCACGTACACTCTCACTAACATGTTTGTCCATCCAGTAGATATCTAGCACAAAGTCAATATCTAACCAAAAACAGATATAAACTTGCTGGGGCTGCAACTGTTTAGCTCACCAGGCCTTTCAGGATTTCACAGGCAGTTTTTGGGATTGTTGCTGCCTGAAATGCCTGATTGcacagcagcttttctaaaacagaaaaaaatgcaatgtaTGTCGCtgtgtttcttgtgttttttcgCAAAAATGGCTGCCATGGTGTCCCGGATTTGGAGCCCATTATTATGAGCATTCAGTGTTAaccacagaattagaatctattTGTGGCGATGGAGTGAAGGGTTGGGTCAAAGGGCAGTAACAGCTGATCGTCAGtgatcagctgttgctgccCTTCAACGCAGCACTGATGGATCGTCTCTGTAAGCCGCtcttctcctgctctctctgcccggttagcacaagctaacacagcagcagcggctaacatctgACACTGAGCCATTAAACTGCACCGACCttacactgacactgaaactgCTTGCCTTTGACATGAAACCTGCTAATAAACATTAGGttatgacagagagagacagagaggtggaAGGGGGGTTGAGCAAAACAATATGCTGCacacagctctacaatgaaatcaGATTTGACCCATTTTAAGTAGTCAAATTTGcagtaaagttgcagtgattggaCATAATTGCAAAGTCGTTCCCCCTCTCTTTAAATATTGAGCCTGACTTTTACTTCATCTGTCATTTTTTGTACTATTCAGGAGATGGAGGACCGTTCTATTGATATTATTCTGGCTGTTAGGGGTTAGTGGAATGGGGAGGATTGTGATAGGGTTTCGTGCCTTGTTCCGGTCATATATGTGCTGTAAGTTTGATACCTGTTGCTATTAAGCATTGTGTaatcctgttaaaaaaaatgcaaagtctAAATTTGCATTAACTGGAGGGGCTTGCTGAAACACTTCAGTCAGATTGTCGATGTGTTTAAATAGTTAGCCAAATAAAAGTGCTCTGCAGAATGTCTCAGAGAGCACTACACTGTGATGACAACACCACAGCAGAGACATTTTCCCACTGGCATTTCCTTCTTGTGCTCTCTCTTGAGCCCTTCTTCCCTCACATCCTCTGTATGACCTGACAGGGTGTGTACAAACAAAGACGATGCAGAAATGAAGCAAGTCCAAAATGAAACagtgggaggaggagaggggaggtggGGGTGTCAATGAGGAGCAACCGTTTAAGGAATGTAGAACTAGAAATGGTACAAAAAAGTTAAGCAGTCGTAAGATTTAAAGACCAGATTTAAAAACCACTAAAATGTTCAGAGACCAATATTATGTTCTGACACAGACACTAAAGTATGTTGAAAAAGGAAAACTGACTTAGACAATGGAAAAAATCAGGCCTGCAGTAAAGTGCATTACACCTCCAGACTTGGGATGAAAGTTGTGTAAAGGGAGATATCATAAGACTGCTCCAATTAATCACATTTAACATGGTGTTCAGAAGCAATTCTCAAAGGGGAGCGAGGGTGTGACCCTGATGGAGCAGCACAAAATTCATATGTACTTTCCATTTTGACTGACGCTGTATCTTGCTGTATTTGTCTTTGCTCTAGTCAGGATTATCTATACTTTTTAACACTTGAACCTCTCCGCCATTCTAGAAGTACACAGAATGTAAACAAGCATGAATCACATCAACTCTATCAGGGGATATCTCAGAGAGCTTCATCACATGGGGTAACAACAGAACTGCCTGACATGATGTGTGTGAATAACAGGGCCAGGAGTTGAAGAACCAACAGCAGTACTGTTTTCTGAGGGTCTAATTCAATGTTGTGCATAACAAGTAACTAATGTAGCACCAGTTCTTGATACCCAACACACACAGTAGCTTTCAGCAAAACAAAGTGAGCAAATTAAAGTTGGGTCGATTTCAGGTTTTGCCGGTTCGGTTAATGTAAACTCGCTGAACCTGCCATTTGTTATTATGACACAAATAAAGAAGTAACCTACATTTGCAACCTGTGACAACGGCCTCATGGTGCTAAATCCAACTTGCATTGCATTAGCAATCAGCAATATGACAACGTGATTAACATAATATTGTGTTTGCTAATAACTGGAGCCAGAAGTATCTGACAGGCTGCAAGCAAGTTACTGCATGTGGTTTTTggggtgaagagaggagacaTGGTAGAGTTAGTCTCTCAAGAAAACTCTGCcaatatgacaacattttaaatttaaagccGACAAAAGAGGTGTCGCTGCTGTTTCTTCTTATTCCTGTTGCTTGCTTTCAAAGTGCTGCAGTGGATGACAAATCGCTGATTCATGAAGCTTAAATGAGGAATTATCTATACTGTGGGTCATCAACTCGACCTATCCAAGGGCCAGAACTTTTCTAAGCAGACACTGTGGGGGAGGGACTTttcaaattgtgtgtgtgtgtgtgtgtgtgtgtgtatacacctagatagagacagacagacctaAGCCAATCAttgtttaataatttaattaatactTGGTCAACGATtctaaaattattttaatgatataaatgttaaattataTAAATGTGAGGAAATTAAACAATATGTTAAATAGGAGTTGAGTTTGTCCCCAGCATGATATGGCCCCAGCAGTGTCTTGTTTATAAAAGAAGGGAATCTTTTCTGCAAACAATATGCATTTAAGTAGCACAATTGTCAggactgaggacagagacacagactgagTGCCACGGTTTCTGTCAGTTTTTAATCTCTCACTCAGGTTAATGCTTTTTCACTTTTGGACATTtgatattttgatgtttttcaaGTAGGCCTTCCTGAAgccactgcatcactgctgcTAATAATGAGCTAACAGATGGATTTATAATGTCTTTAGTATCCGCGGGTCAAACGGACATAATTTGGGGTTGGTAAATTATTCCTAACAAAATTATTTCCATCTCAATTGTTTTGAGGGTTGCTTCAATATATAAGGAAAAAAATACTAGATGTCCAAAATATTGTGATGCAATTCTTTTCCTCCTCACATTTTACAAATAATCTAATAGGCTGCGTGCCAGATGGAAAGCTTTGGTGGGACTGGATGTGGCCAGTTATTGATAGCTAATCTATATGATACCTCATTTCaccacaatcaatcaatcaatcaatcaatcaataaataaataaataaataaataaggtgTCAGCTGGCCGGAGGGAGATCAGATAGCCCAAAGTTTCTGGTAAATAACCATCACTATTAGTAACCTTTGTGCTGTTGTGAGTTTTCTGTTTGAAAACTACAAACACAGGAAGATAGCACATACTTAAAACACAGCGTTTAAGTGGTTATGTCTCCTGTTGGATCTCGAGGGCACAGCTGATAGGTGTCTGGTTTGTTTAAATGATGTAACAGCGGTGTATATGTTATGTTGACAGAGAGCTTCAATGTTACACAATGTGATGTAATAGTCAAACGCTCGTTTGCTTTTGGGACACAGTGTCATTGTTTTATGAGGGAGTGGCTGCTGAGTCAAATGCGAAACCTGGAGGTAAAATTCAGTTTACCAGTCCAGGGTTTGACTTAATATCAAACCAGTATGAAAATATTACATCGACCCAACCctaaagtaaataaagtttgtttataTGCTTGAAGTGTATCTTACCGATTCCAAGATGTGTGTTGATGGAGGCGTAGCGCGCTGTGCCAGTCAGGTTCTTGTTCTCCCTGTAAGGGATGTGCTGGTGTGTGCGGGCGTCGCGGTACTTTTTGGCAAGGCCAAAGTCGATGATGTACACCAGGTTGCCCTTCTTGCCAAGCCCCATCAGGAAGTTGTCAGGCTTAACATCCCGATGGATGAAATTCTTGGAGTGGATGTACTCAATGCGACTGATCTAAAAGAAGAAAGTTGAGACAAAGGGTGTTGAAACTGTCAGTTTCTGCAGGACCCAACATAAAATACTTTGGTACACAGGAGGGATACATTGGGGACTGTCATGGTGACCACAAAGTCACATTATCACATTTTATATGCTGTCAAAGCAGCACTGTCCTTGTGTTTTCTAATAAAGTTTCAGTCACTGGGCAGCAGTAGGTTCACTCAATACATCAGTATCTTGAGTAAACTAAGGCACAGAGGAGGGCAAGGGAGGACAGCAGGATATATGAAGACAGGACAAGGGAAGGTGATGACGCCCAGGCTATAAGTGGAGAGTCAGACGCCCGTATAGAGGACTGACACAGCAACTTGGCTGCAGTTAGAACAAAAAGGTGAGATAACTTGTGCTTCAGAGAGCTACGCATGAAATGAAATATCTAGCAGCCAGCACAGTCTGAGAGGAAGCCAGAATTATAAAGTGCACTGGATGCACGAGAGCAGAGGAGACCAAAACATCTACAATCTTTTAAGAAGCCTGAAGGGAATCATATgcaatgtttatatatatatatatatatatatatatatatatatatatatatatatatagatagatagatagatatatatatatatagatagatagatatagatagcgAGAGCATGCACAAATAAATGATAGTCAAGTAGGTCACGCACATGACCAAATGGGATCATAAATATTACGTCTACTTGTAAACAGAACTGTTTTTCAAAATAGGATCTTAACTGAGGGGATTGTGGATCTGTCCTAATTCTACTGCACGTGACTTTACACGAGGGTTTGTGTCATACCATCTGGTCTGCCAAAAGCAGGACAGTCTTTAGGCTGAACTTCCGGGAGCAAAAGTTGAAAAGGTCCTCCAGACTGGGACCGAGCAGCTCCATGACCATCACGTTGTAGTCTCCCTCTGCACCACACCACTTTATCGATGGAATACCCACTagaatacacacatacacacacacagtcagcataAAGTTTGTTCAAGTTATTACTGGCACCTACAATTCATACCAGGCAGATGCAATTTGCACCAGGGTGTCTGTAGCCAACAATGCTATGTGCACCTGGGGTGAAATAGCCAGTGTGGCTATTTAAACCCTGGTGTATATGGCATTTTGGCAGATGCAAGCACCCAGGTGTCCATAGCCAACAATGCTATTTACACCCAGGGTGTAAACAGCCAATGTGGCTATTTACACCCCGGGTGTATATTCCTCGGCATCCTTGCAATGCTGAAaaatgacattaacataaatgGGTCTACTCAGCTATTCTACTTAAGTTTACAGCAGCTTTATACAtcctaaaaactgaaaataagaagTCAGCTAAGTCTAAATACTGACTCACTCAGGGTCGAAGCCCAGACTCCTGTGTCACAGTCCTGTGCTTTTACCTTTTCACCCATCACGTCTTACTACCTCTATAGACTGTGTCACACTTTATGCCacatcacctgactttctgGTGATACATTTGCGATTATTTTCTTATAAAATTTACCACTTTAATATCAGAGAATACCTAACACTGGCTAGTACTACCCCTAACCATGACCTATATGCCCTAATCCTAACCTCTTCTGACGTTGATGAGTCAAAAATGATGAGTACTAGTCAATCAAAGCGTGCAGTGAGATTTATAATAGGGGTGTCAAAATGTTTGACACCCCGATCTATGATAATTTGTTCTAGAGATTTGTGTAAATAGCTGAATAGCTGCAATGTGACTATCCTCACCTAGGCGCAAATAGACACTCTTGTTTATATTATTTGCCGTGTAACAAATTTTGCAACAAACacaaatccatttttttttaaccttgtaCATTTTACACAAGATAATCGATTTCTTGAAAACGCCTTTATTCATCTATATGTTCACCTAGAATGGATTTACATCACAACTATGTAGAAAAGATGACCATCGCTCTGTCAAAtcttattaaaataatttattctACATCTTTCCAGCAGGCTTAGTAGGGTATACGTATCTGCAATACTGCCAGGGACATAAAATATGATAAGGaatgcttaaaaaaaatctcgCCAAGCCTGTCAAAGCAACATCCGCTCCTTACCTCCTCCTTGCATCATCTTGTAGAACTTGCTTTCAATGTGCAACTGTGGGTGTTTGGTCTTCACACATTCCAGCTTGATGGCTACCTCCTCACCAGTGGCAATGTTGGCACCTGAGGAGACAAGCAGAGGTATAACAAAAGCTGTAAAGAGCCACAGCAAATGGCAGACGGGTATGAAGGAAAATCACGCTTGGTGCCCAGGcataggggaaaaaaaattaatggtACAGTATGAAAAGAGAGACTGTCCAGAAACTTTTGTGGAAAGACCCTTAATAGAGGAGACACGTGGAAAGTTGTGTAAgtcatgcaaaaacaaacaaaaaaaagaacagtgtcTGTTAACACTTACCAAGATAAATGTCGCCAAAGGAACCACTCCCTATCTTTCGCCCGAGCCGGTACTTGTTCCCCACTCTCAGCTCCATGTTTGCGAGTTGTCACTGTCAccaacagacaaacagagatgATTATAACAAGGCAAAGAACACATGACACCAGGCTAGCTCATGTGGGCTGTGCCACTTTTCTCTCTCACCACATACTCAGAAACATTATAGGATGAGCTCCTGTACAACTCAACTCAATATAACATAGGATTATTTCCTCGACTTTCCCAGAGCGGTGGAATGAGAGAAGGTATCATCAAGAGTCAGTCAGCTGCTCACATGATGATCCGTCAATCCCAGACGCACTAAAGTAACCACGTGTTTGTGTGAGAATGTAGCCTGAGCAGGGCTCGCTGATCTGCAAACAGCTGTCTGGCCTCCAGAAACACACGATTAGATTTGTAGGGTAGCCGGGAGGGGAAGGTGGTTGCAGTGAGATCAGCAAAAGCAGGGAAGGGAGGAAAGAGAAATACAGCAAAATAAGGGCTGCACAGAAATGCCAGTAGCCACTTGGAGCACGAGAGGAACAGAATCACAACTGCTGCATGAGTACTAAGACTTGGCACAGTGCATCATCTGAGCTGAACTGCACGTGATGCTGGAGCAGatcatcatttatttagtaCTCTCTCTGCCACGCCACATTGTGCAGCCACTGCAAAAGCAAGACTAAGCTCTCCGCTGTTCTGTACGTGTGCTGCCAGGGGAGGGAAGGCATGAGCGGCCGTGGAGCGATGGCTGGTTTTATCTGTGTCAAGGCCCTGAGACAGTTCTGTGCGATGAACTTTAGACAGGAAAATGCTGCAGAGAACGAATCAACGGAGAGCATCATTTATCAACGAGATTTGCTTCCTCGCAACCAATTTGGGAACACCGTGTAAACAGTGTGCTCTTTATAGCATCATCCAAATATAGCACTGCTGCATTTTCAAATAACACTCCCAGTCATGTGACCTATTGACATATCAACAAGGCGATATATGAAATAGACCGTATCATTGTTACTGACTGCTGCCTCAATCCCCACCCTCTATAGAAAGTCTCATGACAACTCAGAAATTGCAAAACACATTCTCAGAAACCTCACTTTTGTTGACATGCCAATTCAAGCTTGCAGAAGAGTCACTGATTCTGCAGAACCAGTCCTCTGCATTCAGTCCACTTTCATCCAGAACTCAACATAAATTATCCCAGAGGTTACTTTGCTTGATTGTATGCAGTTGGGATTAAataaagagctgcagacagacaccaGCTCTGTTTTGAAACTACTCAAACAGTGATGATGGCTGACATACTATCATTTCAGACCACAGGAGCCTTGTTAAAACCTTCAAACTCAGAACAACTTGCATTGCATGGCcctaatttaaaataaaaacaccagctgaatgaaaatattataaaaagtAGTCCCTAGAGTAGGGATACTCTCTTAGTATAGCTTGCGATACAGTGCCTGGTGGCTCATTGTCTAGTTTTAAATTCATAATGAAAATAGACTGATTCATAATTGGATTTTTTCTGTACTTGTGcaagacaaaaacatcaaaataaagctTGATTATGTTAATATAAAGGGCCAAGGGAGGATTTTCAAGACTCCCCAACAGAGGTTTGGGCTAAGCCCCGAACGTCCTCGAATACTAGGAACACCCCTGTGTAACAGCAAATTTCCTATGGTTTAAAACAGGCAATTTCTTTATTATATACTGCtatatattattaatgtttgCTTATCAACTGGCCCCtagcctcctgtcattttgcaagaGTGCCCCCCAGACAAAGCAAGCCGAGTATCCCTGCCCCTGCCCTGATGAGGACAACCACGGCGGACGTGATGGAGGCAGATGGATTTGGGTTAACAAAGGGTTAGGTTTCATTACACCAGGAGGGTGTCTCATGTGCTGCAGCCAGGGGACCCGATTCAGGGAGCAACATTAATCACAAGGCTACACCGTTAAGTGCCATTGATTAATTGCTCGGTACGGGAACGGTGACACACAATTTTAAACCCGCACAGTGTTTCGCTGCATATTTAACAGTGTGTCCATGTGGTTTCCATTTGCATGCACCCTCATGTGGTCACACTAAAGAGCTTAGCGAGGGTGAATTGCACAGACATGTATGGGGAAAACTTAGCAGCAATGTGAGGAATGCATTTGATGTCTAGAAGATAGCATGTGTGATGTGAAGCAAGTCGAATACGCTGAATAAGCACATTGCATCTAGAGTGACATTGTGTGCCATTATGATAGTAAGGTCCACAGACCAGTGGTTAACATGCTATAGTCCATATGTGCTGGTTAAGGGGGAAGCTTGGAGGAGGATGTCCCAAGGAGGTGGTGTAACATCTCTAAATTAATACAATCAACTAAATTCCCAAGTGAGACATAATTCAATATTTCTTTCTGTGTTATATTTCATTGTATGTAATCAGACTCATTTGTTCAGGAAGTGCAAAACATGGGAAGTGTCAAAATAAGTCCTCTTTACAAGAAAACAAGTGTCACAGACCCAAAACCAGAGGATTTCACAATCACATGAAAAACAGTGCTACGCCTCTCACACTCAGGCAGCTGTCACTCTACAACCAGCCCGTGTGTTACAAACTCGACGTTAAATTCACGCATTCACACAAACCTAACTCACAAAATTAACTTACACTTCAATATTGTCTTTCACGGCAATGGCAGGCGTCTAACTACGTTGCTCTTTCCTGGTTTTAATTTAATTCCAGTGAGTCAGATACGATTTCACGTTACAATATTTGCTACAGCTAATATTAGCTACGTTTGATAAAATGCTATAACAGCTATTGTGTTTAAAAagacgttagctaacgttagctaaaacACCAGCCGAAGGCATTTACGTTAGTTCCCTGTTAGCTTAGAGTAAGCTAGTAGAGATATGTTAACCGAGCCGTGATACGTACGTTACTGCACCAGTTATTTTCCAAATTAAATAAAGCTGTAAATGTGTACGTTAAAGCGTTATCACACTTGGCCATATTTGTGTTATAGTT from Epinephelus lanceolatus isolate andai-2023 chromosome 18, ASM4190304v1, whole genome shotgun sequence harbors:
- the LOC117268524 gene encoding casein kinase I translates to MELRVGNKYRLGRKIGSGSFGDIYLGANIATGEEVAIKLECVKTKHPQLHIESKFYKMMQGGVGIPSIKWCGAEGDYNVMVMELLGPSLEDLFNFCSRKFSLKTVLLLADQMISRIEYIHSKNFIHRDVKPDNFLMGLGKKGNLVYIIDFGLAKKYRDARTHQHIPYRENKNLTGTARYASINTHLGIEQSRRDDLESLGYVLMYFNLGSLPWQGLKAATKRQKYERISEKKMSTPIEVLCKGYPSEFSTYLNFCRSLRFDDKPDYSYLRQLFRNLFHRQGFSYDYVFDWNMLKFGASRTAEDGDRERRTGDERDERIGGAPRGSASRGLPPGPNPAAANRVRNGPEQAISNPASRVQQSGNTSPRAISRAERERKVSMRLHRGAPANVSSSDLTARHDQSRISTSQVSVPFEHMGK